TCGGGCCAGTAACAAGATGTCTAGGAATGGCGATCGTTGAATTATTTGGTTCTAAATCGGCATCAGAAAGGTCTGCCATCGCTAGTTCAGTGATAGTTTCAGCCGTGAACGGCAGCGGTAATAATTCAATTTGCACCTGGCGATCGCTGGCCAATTGCTCTATTTGAGCGCCAATCGCCTTGGTAATCCCACCGGCACTGAGGAAGTATGGCAAGACTTCGATCGCCATAAAACCTTGATCTAGCAGTTGATTAATTTTGGTTTCCAGATCAGGGGCAACCGACCAATAGGCAGTTGTGGCCGACAGCGATCGCGCTAGCTCCTCAATTGGTTGATTTGCACCGGAGCGTTTGCTGCCGTGGGCAATTATCACCCTGGCACATTTAATATTAGAAACATTAGAAATATTAGAAACATTGGGGCTTTGCGTCCAACTATGACTGTTTTCCCAATTGTTAAACCGCTGAGCCAATAACGCTGGAATTTGGGCATGGGTACCCAGATATTCAGTCAAGTGAAATTGCAACTTGCGATCGTCAAATAAGCTCTGGGCGGCCTCAACTTCGATCGGCAAGTCTTCCTTTACATGCACTCCAGGCAACAGGAATACTGGCACTACCTCAATTTGGCTGTAGCCCAAATACAGAGCGTCATAACCAAAATCAATTAACTGCTCCGACAGCGATCGATCCAATCCCTCCAGACAGCCGCCATCAATTAAGGCATCGGAGCTGACCTTCGCCGCAGTGATAATTTTCCGCAGCGATCGCAAAGAACGATGGTTACTACTGCCATGAATAACAAAGAAGATCGCCCGATCGATTTTTCCTGATGATTCTGGTTGTTTCAACAATTTAAATAAACCTAACTTTAACCAACTACCCATGAGCATTTACATTGAGCGTTTAAACATTGAGCATTTAAACAATTAGGGGATGGCTGATGATTGCAACAGGTTAGAACTTCTGCTTAATACTTAAATACTTAAATACTTAATACAAGTATCAATACCAAATATTCAGTCATAGCGTGCTTAGTTGCTGCGATT
The sequence above is a segment of the Pseudanabaena sp. PCC 7367 genome. Coding sequences within it:
- a CDS encoding sirohydrochlorin chelatase; its protein translation is MKQPESSGKIDRAIFFVIHGSSNHRSLRSLRKIITAAKVSSDALIDGGCLEGLDRSLSEQLIDFGYDALYLGYSQIEVVPVFLLPGVHVKEDLPIEVEAAQSLFDDRKLQFHLTEYLGTHAQIPALLAQRFNNWENSHSWTQSPNVSNISNVSNIKCARVIIAHGSKRSGANQPIEELARSLSATTAYWSVAPDLETKINQLLDQGFMAIEVLPYFLSAGGITKAIGAQIEQLASDRQVQIELLPLPFTAETITELAMADLSDADLEPNNSTIAIPRHLVTGPKALAYSN